In a single window of the Natronosalvus caseinilyticus genome:
- a CDS encoding carbohydrate ABC transporter permease, with protein sequence MSTEGEAAGTARESRRSGPLVAATRWLENLGETAFAYLLLTPVFVLLGTIALYPLLRTFELSLYTGILGNSEQEFVGLQHYVDLFSGDANPKLPGSVTFLPDVTTSGNFPFVHVEGWARSTLVVTILFAAISVFFETIIGFGQALVLDKDFRGRRWVRAAIIIPWAIPLVIQGMIFYLMFHPSTGFLTQYLSSFGIVAPTNTLNDPTSAFLIVTVADIWKTTAFMALLILAGLQSIDRSLYDVAKVSGATRWQQFKLITFPLVLPALGIAVLFRTIDAMRVYGLIDSVSSCTTVPSLSCMVVETFYSNRGLASAVAFVTAGIIGVVVIGVIYQQYKEGGI encoded by the coding sequence ATGAGCACCGAAGGTGAGGCGGCCGGGACCGCTCGAGAATCGCGGCGGTCGGGGCCGCTCGTCGCGGCTACGCGGTGGCTCGAGAACCTCGGGGAAACCGCGTTCGCGTACCTTCTGTTGACACCCGTGTTCGTCCTGCTCGGGACGATCGCGCTCTATCCGCTGTTGCGGACGTTCGAACTGTCCTTGTACACGGGGATCCTGGGTAATTCAGAGCAGGAGTTCGTCGGCCTCCAGCACTACGTCGACCTGTTCAGCGGCGACGCGAACCCGAAACTCCCCGGCTCGGTGACTTTCCTCCCCGATGTAACCACGAGCGGGAACTTCCCGTTCGTCCACGTCGAGGGCTGGGCACGGAGTACCCTGGTCGTGACGATACTCTTCGCCGCCATCAGCGTCTTCTTCGAGACGATCATCGGGTTCGGCCAGGCGCTCGTCCTCGACAAGGACTTCCGGGGCCGTCGGTGGGTCCGCGCGGCGATCATCATCCCGTGGGCGATTCCGCTGGTCATCCAGGGGATGATCTTCTACCTCATGTTCCATCCGAGCACCGGATTCCTGACCCAGTACCTCTCGTCGTTCGGGATCGTCGCACCGACGAACACACTCAACGATCCGACGAGCGCGTTCCTGATCGTCACCGTGGCCGACATCTGGAAGACGACGGCGTTCATGGCGCTGCTCATCCTCGCGGGGCTCCAGAGCATCGACCGGAGCCTCTACGACGTCGCGAAGGTGTCGGGCGCCACGCGCTGGCAGCAGTTCAAGCTCATCACGTTCCCGCTCGTCTTGCCGGCGCTCGGCATCGCCGTCCTCTTCCGGACGATCGACGCCATGCGCGTCTATGGGCTAATCGACTCCGTCTCGAGCTGTACGACCGTCCCCTCGCTGTCGTGCATGGTCGTCGAGACCTTCTACTCGAATCGCGGGCTCGCCTCGGCGGTCGCGTTCGTCACGGCGGGCATCATCGGCGTGGTCGTGATCGGCGTCATCTACCAGCAGTACAAGGAGGGTGGGATCTGA
- a CDS encoding extracellular solute-binding protein, translating into MSERNSQGSDGIDSSVSRRTFVKAAGASGAAVSLAGCIYGDDGDGGSGNTITIAMGSTTISDIEDNLPDLLHENGLSDDVEIDFSSQEDDSGAQRDQYISLLEAEESSPDLFMMDTGWANVFIEQGYIANLSEELDDDTLDRIDSDYFEAFTNTVRDTESGDLYGIPLFPDYAVMLYNKEYAREAGYSDDDFEQWETEPMTWQEWSETAQEVTEASNAEFGFSTQWDIYEGTACCTLNEVMTSFGGAYFGGEENLGGPVGDRPVTIDEPEFIEALSMMYTLAAEEEDENTLDDYPIGVASPDITQWDENPALSPFTEGQAAFHRNWPYSIVETLSGDYDFEDQDDLGTMPLPYAVEDGEGAHPGTGGSTSAQGGWHICMNPNTERKEDALEVLTAMTEDDFNLGMLEAIAWLPPKPDLFDSEEATDPDAVGVVAHYMNTLQVAGEGAMPRPVTTAWPSQANAIAEQANQAVAGQKSPEEAAAELQTSIEDIESSQ; encoded by the coding sequence ATGAGTGAGAGAAACTCACAGGGGAGCGACGGAATCGACTCGAGCGTCTCGCGTCGGACGTTCGTGAAGGCAGCGGGGGCGAGCGGGGCTGCCGTGAGTCTCGCGGGATGTATTTACGGAGACGATGGCGATGGCGGCTCCGGGAACACCATTACGATCGCGATGGGATCGACGACTATCTCGGACATCGAGGACAACCTCCCGGACCTACTCCACGAGAACGGGCTGAGCGACGACGTCGAGATCGACTTCAGTTCCCAGGAGGACGACTCCGGCGCGCAGCGAGACCAGTACATTTCGTTGCTCGAGGCCGAAGAGTCCAGCCCCGACCTGTTCATGATGGACACCGGGTGGGCGAACGTGTTCATCGAACAGGGCTACATCGCTAACCTCTCGGAGGAACTCGACGACGACACCCTCGATCGGATCGACAGCGACTACTTCGAGGCGTTCACCAACACCGTCCGCGATACCGAGAGCGGCGACCTCTACGGAATCCCGCTGTTCCCGGACTACGCGGTCATGCTGTACAACAAGGAGTACGCGCGTGAAGCCGGCTACTCCGACGACGACTTCGAGCAGTGGGAGACCGAGCCGATGACCTGGCAGGAGTGGTCCGAGACGGCCCAGGAGGTCACCGAGGCGTCGAACGCCGAGTTCGGCTTCTCGACCCAGTGGGACATCTACGAGGGGACCGCCTGCTGTACGCTCAACGAGGTCATGACATCCTTCGGCGGCGCGTACTTCGGCGGCGAGGAGAACCTGGGCGGCCCGGTCGGCGACCGCCCGGTCACCATCGACGAACCGGAGTTCATCGAGGCGCTCAGCATGATGTACACGCTCGCCGCCGAAGAGGAAGACGAGAACACGCTCGACGACTACCCGATCGGCGTGGCGTCGCCGGACATCACCCAGTGGGACGAGAATCCGGCGCTCTCTCCGTTCACGGAGGGACAGGCCGCGTTCCATCGCAACTGGCCCTACTCGATCGTCGAGACGCTCAGCGGCGACTACGACTTCGAGGATCAGGACGACCTCGGAACGATGCCGCTCCCCTACGCCGTCGAGGACGGCGAGGGCGCCCATCCCGGCACGGGCGGCTCGACCTCCGCACAGGGCGGCTGGCACATCTGTATGAACCCCAACACCGAGCGCAAGGAGGACGCGCTGGAGGTGCTCACCGCGATGACCGAGGACGACTTCAACCTCGGGATGCTCGAAGCCATCGCGTGGCTCCCGCCGAAACCGGACCTCTTCGACTCCGAGGAGGCGACCGACCCCGACGCCGTCGGCGTCGTGGCCCACTACATGAACACGCTTCAGGTCGCTGGCGAAGGAGCGATGCCGCGACCGGTCACCACGGCGTGGCCCTCCCAGGCGAACGCGATCGCCGAACAGGCTAACCAGGCCGTCGCTGGCCAGAAGAGCCCCGAGGAGGCCGCCGCCGAGCTCCAGACGTCCATCGAGGACATCGAATCCTCACAATGA
- a CDS encoding TrmB family transcriptional regulator, producing the protein MDGDELIATLEDAGLSPYQADAFVTLLELGAASATDIAHASSVPDPRIYDVLRGLEDDGYIETYEQDSLHARAHDPGEVLADLRSRASRFETAATEIEERWNRPDIEDHKVSIVKRLDTVLTQAEELIREATTQVQVGLTVEQYHELEDALASALERGADVKVCLFPSVDAEMDLPSTESLARTCTEARRRPIPSPFVALVDRTWTCFSPHGYSTNEYGVIVNDRTHTFVFHWYFLTSLWEVHETVYSARNDEFPVTYVDLRHCLRDVIPLLEDGVTIEATVEGIETDSGLEVTRSGTVTDATYAGVTTEADHPAPLAQLAGEASITLETEDGPVTIGGWGAMLEDLEATRITLDSSAR; encoded by the coding sequence ATGGACGGTGACGAACTGATCGCGACGCTCGAGGACGCGGGCCTCTCGCCGTACCAGGCCGACGCCTTCGTGACGCTGCTCGAACTGGGCGCTGCGTCGGCAACCGACATCGCCCACGCCAGCTCCGTCCCCGATCCGCGAATCTACGACGTCCTGCGCGGACTCGAGGACGACGGATACATCGAAACCTACGAACAGGACAGCTTGCACGCCCGCGCCCACGACCCGGGTGAGGTCCTCGCCGACCTTCGCTCGCGGGCCAGTCGCTTCGAGACGGCCGCCACGGAGATCGAAGAGCGCTGGAACCGGCCCGACATCGAGGACCACAAAGTCAGCATCGTCAAGCGACTCGATACGGTGCTCACACAGGCCGAGGAACTGATCCGGGAGGCGACGACGCAGGTGCAGGTCGGCCTGACGGTCGAGCAGTACCACGAACTCGAGGACGCGCTCGCGTCGGCACTCGAGCGGGGCGCCGACGTGAAGGTGTGTCTGTTCCCGTCGGTCGACGCCGAGATGGACCTCCCGTCGACGGAGTCGCTCGCGCGGACCTGCACGGAGGCCCGACGTCGACCGATCCCCTCACCGTTCGTCGCGCTCGTCGATCGAACCTGGACGTGTTTCTCTCCGCACGGGTACTCGACGAACGAGTACGGCGTCATCGTCAACGACCGGACCCACACCTTCGTCTTCCACTGGTACTTCCTGACCAGCCTCTGGGAGGTTCACGAGACGGTGTACTCGGCCCGAAATGACGAGTTCCCCGTCACATACGTCGACCTCCGGCACTGCCTGCGCGACGTCATCCCCCTGCTCGAGGACGGGGTGACGATCGAGGCGACGGTCGAGGGAATCGAGACCGATTCGGGACTAGAGGTCACGCGGTCCGGGACGGTGACGGACGCCACCTACGCGGGCGTCACGACGGAAGCCGATCACCCGGCCCCGCTGGCACAGCTCGCGGGCGAGGCGTCGATCACCCTCGAGACCGAGGACGGACCCGTCACTATCGGCGGCTGGGGCGCGATGCTCGAGGACCTCGAGGCGACTCGCATCACGCTCGACTCGAGTGCTCGGTGA
- a CDS encoding DUF6663 family protein, translating into MNQTTETTVRVLPGRTDDEWLLLEVDTADPTYVEQPDPDGDRGSDDEADRNGPGLDHGNRIEVMLEWDDGEPRLASWTVLEPTRFRFRRTDAPVFQAAQHCFEEARRAGEAMNARVIHDTDGRPNGVVYTFADQPGQRDLYAEFRDGEKPLEPLLERAAESTEPPFSVWVLDVSEPFVLVTIVLDPDGLLEEKMRETYDGSR; encoded by the coding sequence ATGAACCAGACCACCGAGACCACCGTCCGCGTCCTCCCGGGCCGGACCGACGACGAGTGGCTCCTCCTCGAGGTAGACACGGCTGATCCGACATACGTCGAGCAGCCCGACCCGGACGGCGACCGCGGTTCGGACGACGAAGCGGATCGAAACGGCCCCGGTCTCGATCACGGTAACCGCATCGAGGTGATGCTCGAGTGGGACGACGGCGAACCCAGACTCGCTTCCTGGACGGTTCTCGAGCCGACCCGGTTTCGCTTCCGTCGGACGGACGCCCCCGTCTTCCAGGCTGCCCAACATTGCTTCGAGGAGGCCCGACGAGCGGGCGAGGCGATGAACGCCCGCGTGATTCACGACACCGACGGCCGCCCGAACGGCGTCGTCTACACCTTCGCGGATCAGCCGGGTCAGCGCGACCTCTACGCCGAGTTTCGCGACGGCGAGAAGCCCCTCGAGCCCTTGCTCGAGCGCGCCGCCGAGTCGACCGAGCCGCCGTTTTCGGTCTGGGTGCTCGACGTGAGCGAGCCGTTCGTGCTCGTGACGATCGTCCTCGATCCGGACGGGTTGCTCGAGGAGAAGATGCGCGAGACGTACGACGGTTCTCGGTAG
- a CDS encoding transcription factor S: MQFCDDCGSMMKADGDHMVCTNDDCGASTARDREQEASFVTTESQTFDDVIESDEDANFEGKPIASDVRCDECGTEEAWYTIKQTASADEPPTRFFKCTECGYRWREYN; encoded by the coding sequence ATGCAGTTCTGCGACGACTGCGGTTCGATGATGAAAGCCGATGGGGACCACATGGTCTGTACCAACGACGACTGCGGGGCGTCGACGGCTCGAGACCGGGAACAGGAGGCCTCGTTCGTCACGACCGAGTCCCAGACGTTCGACGACGTGATCGAGTCCGACGAGGACGCGAACTTCGAGGGAAAGCCAATCGCGAGCGACGTCCGCTGTGACGAGTGTGGCACCGAAGAGGCCTGGTACACGATCAAGCAGACGGCCTCGGCCGACGAGCCGCCGACGCGGTTCTTCAAGTGTACCGAGTGCGGCTATCGCTGGCGCGAGTACAACTGA